One window from the genome of Commensalibacter oyaizuii encodes:
- a CDS encoding glycosyltransferase family 4 protein has protein sequence MKILEVANVDFSLYQFVLPLMRVLQTQGHEVIGVCAEGELLKDIRKEGIPVIAVPFIRSYAVWGQLKAFWAIYQVIKREQPDIVHAHMPISGFLTRMAAFLCRTPIIAYTCHGYLFNQSGRGIKSWFRRSLSFVMEWLAGKVTHIYMTVSKEEAKDARRFWIHRRAVSIGNGRDPKRFYPDRLQKEKIRRDLNIDSEVTVFLIVSRLVPHKGYPELLKAFMNVVKHKPKVELWVVGERLTSDHGDSLDALFQQAQQSLGKQLKLWGYRRNINELMRAADVFVLPSHFEGLPMSIVEAMLSALPVVSTSIRGPREQVEHNITGLLIKPGSVSALTQALIWMTEHHEERQAMGCAGYRKALDEFTEDKNIQAILSTFETIMNKKHVC, from the coding sequence ATGAAAATTCTTGAAGTCGCAAATGTAGATTTTTCGCTTTATCAATTTGTTTTACCTTTGATGCGTGTTTTGCAAACACAGGGACATGAAGTTATCGGGGTTTGTGCGGAAGGCGAATTATTAAAAGATATTCGTAAAGAGGGAATACCCGTTATTGCCGTTCCCTTTATACGCTCTTATGCTGTTTGGGGACAATTAAAAGCCTTTTGGGCAATTTATCAGGTGATAAAACGAGAGCAGCCAGATATTGTACACGCCCATATGCCGATTAGTGGTTTTTTAACACGGATGGCTGCTTTTTTATGTCGAACTCCAATTATTGCTTATACTTGCCATGGATATTTATTTAATCAGTCAGGACGTGGAATTAAATCATGGTTTAGGCGATCTCTATCGTTTGTAATGGAGTGGTTGGCTGGGAAAGTTACGCATATTTATATGACGGTTTCTAAGGAAGAAGCAAAAGACGCTAGAAGATTTTGGATTCATCGTCGTGCAGTAAGTATTGGAAATGGTAGAGATCCAAAACGGTTTTACCCCGATCGATTACAAAAAGAAAAAATACGTCGAGATCTGAATATCGATTCAGAAGTGACGGTTTTTCTAATTGTTTCACGTTTGGTACCCCACAAAGGATATCCAGAATTGTTAAAAGCTTTTATGAATGTAGTAAAGCATAAGCCCAAAGTTGAATTATGGGTTGTTGGCGAGCGTTTAACCTCTGATCATGGCGATTCTTTAGACGCTTTGTTTCAACAAGCCCAACAATCTTTGGGTAAGCAGCTCAAATTATGGGGGTATCGGCGGAATATTAATGAATTAATGCGTGCAGCAGATGTATTTGTCCTGCCCAGTCATTTTGAGGGATTACCTATGTCGATTGTTGAAGCAATGCTTTCAGCGTTGCCAGTAGTTAGTACTTCAATTCGAGGACCAAGGGAACAAGTAGAGCATAATATAACTGGGTTATTGATTAAACCAGGATCAGTATCCGCCTTAACACAGGCACTGATATGGATGACAGAGCATCATGAAGAGAGGCAAGCTATGGGATGTGCTGGATACCGAAAAGCATTAGATGAGTTTACTGAAGATAAAAATATTCAAGCTATTTTATCAACATTTGAAACGATCATGAACAAAAAGCATGTTTGTTAG
- a CDS encoding DUF4186 domain-containing protein, which translates to MANLDTNIILSRLKQSAFRSKFTLREKEIAYLNQQGMDKIMSHAKDFIAQRLAPALPKNDGKQTPWKGHPVFIAQHATATCCRGCLEKWHKIIQKQPLDTKQQLYILTIIHEWIKQDLKKHRSNPNH; encoded by the coding sequence ATGGCAAACCTAGACACAAATATTATTCTTTCCCGATTGAAACAATCAGCATTTCGATCAAAATTTACATTGCGTGAGAAAGAAATTGCGTACTTAAATCAACAAGGCATGGATAAAATTATGTCCCATGCCAAAGACTTTATTGCACAACGATTAGCCCCTGCTCTTCCGAAAAATGATGGAAAACAAACCCCTTGGAAAGGGCACCCAGTCTTCATTGCGCAACATGCCACCGCGACTTGTTGTCGAGGTTGCTTAGAAAAATGGCATAAAATTATTCAAAAACAACCTTTAGATACTAAGCAACAACTTTACATCTTAACTATTATCCACGAATGGATAAAACAAGATTTAAAAAAACATCGATCCAACCCTAATCACTAA
- a CDS encoding APC family permease, protein MTLFSKRKSLEQITFDAKNHGLKRCLGPWRLTMIGVGSTVGAGIFVMTGTAAANFAGPAVVLSFIIAAIACLFTALSYGELSSTIPVAGSAYSYAYTSLGEKFAWAVGWLLLLEYGISAVSVASGFSSYGVSLLQNFHIDIPSYLHNPTFQPSLGGYGKGIIIAHSIDLIGAVSVLIASTALLFGVSESATVNAVIVTVKIGVLILFVAICIFYIQPANLTPFIPPSTGPMNFGLAGVFRAASTIFFAYIGFEAVSTAASEAKNPQRDIPFGIIASLVISTLIYIGVAFVLVGIVPYQKLNVSDPLAIAIDFIHIPSLAWILKISAVVGLCSVMLVLLYGQTRIFFIMAKDGLLPPAFCKLHPKYKTPWLGTLILGICVAIATAFLPIDIVSDLVSLGTALAFAIVCFTVIWQRNAHPDIHRPFKVPFGGFTLKNIWIGYVPLLGIICCSAMIIPLLIDMIYSIFNHNPVPIILLISYSVVGFLGYYCYGRKHSLLGKDINNPS, encoded by the coding sequence ATGACCCTTTTTTCCAAACGTAAATCTCTTGAACAGATCACCTTTGATGCCAAAAATCATGGGTTAAAAAGATGTTTGGGACCTTGGCGGTTAACTATGATTGGGGTTGGTTCAACCGTTGGGGCTGGTATTTTTGTTATGACGGGTACAGCAGCGGCCAATTTCGCAGGCCCGGCGGTTGTATTATCTTTTATTATTGCTGCGATTGCTTGCCTTTTTACCGCACTCTCTTACGGGGAACTTTCATCGACAATTCCTGTTGCTGGTTCTGCTTATAGCTATGCTTATACATCATTAGGCGAAAAATTTGCTTGGGCAGTAGGATGGCTATTGTTGTTAGAGTATGGTATCTCTGCAGTTTCTGTCGCATCAGGCTTTTCCAGTTATGGTGTGTCACTGCTTCAGAATTTTCACATCGATATTCCATCTTATTTACACAACCCTACTTTCCAACCCTCCCTAGGGGGATATGGCAAGGGTATTATCATTGCGCATTCTATTGATTTAATCGGTGCAGTCTCAGTATTGATTGCTTCAACTGCGCTGTTGTTTGGCGTATCAGAATCTGCAACCGTTAACGCAGTTATCGTGACCGTAAAGATTGGAGTATTGATTCTTTTTGTTGCAATTTGCATTTTCTATATTCAACCTGCAAACTTAACCCCTTTTATCCCGCCCTCAACGGGTCCAATGAATTTTGGACTTGCTGGTGTTTTTCGTGCAGCCTCAACAATCTTTTTCGCATATATTGGTTTTGAAGCCGTTTCTACCGCTGCATCAGAGGCAAAAAACCCCCAACGAGATATCCCATTTGGCATTATTGCCTCTTTGGTCATTTCTACTCTCATCTATATTGGTGTGGCTTTTGTTCTCGTTGGGATTGTACCTTATCAAAAGCTAAACGTTTCTGACCCCTTGGCTATTGCTATTGACTTTATCCACATACCATCATTGGCATGGATTTTAAAAATTAGCGCAGTTGTAGGGTTATGCTCTGTAATGTTAGTTTTACTTTATGGGCAAACGCGCATTTTTTTCATTATGGCCAAAGATGGTTTATTACCGCCAGCTTTTTGCAAACTACATCCAAAATATAAAACCCCTTGGCTGGGAACGCTGATTTTAGGTATATGTGTTGCCATCGCTACGGCTTTTTTACCTATTGATATCGTCAGCGATTTGGTTAGTTTAGGAACTGCGTTGGCTTTTGCTATTGTCTGTTTTACCGTAATTTGGCAACGAAATGCACATCCTGATATTCATCGCCCTTTCAAAGTTCCATTTGGAGGATTTACACTAAAAAACATCTGGATTGGATATGTCCCATTGTTAGGTATTATTTGTTGCTCTGCAATGATTATTCCATTGTTAATCGATATGATTTATTCAATATTCAACCATAATCCTGTACCAATAATTTTATTAATTTCTTACAGTGTTGTTGGGTTTTTAGGATATTATTGTTATGGTAGGAAGCATTCTCTACTTGGAAAAGATATTAACAATCCATCATAA
- a CDS encoding alpha/beta hydrolase — MPEVMFAGPAGRLEGRYHHSNEPNAPLALILHPHPLQGGTMNNRITYTMYQTFQRLGFSVLRYNSRGVGRSQGQYDGGIGEISDAAAALDWLQMANTNSRELWISGYSFGAFVGMQLLMRRPEIQGWISVAPLANHYDFNFLAPCPCGGLMIAGEADTVVPVGEIDKLVEKLNAQKGISVDYHVLPKANHIFANDADKIAQAIEKYVHNIVEQRKNTPLTD, encoded by the coding sequence ATGCCAGAGGTAATGTTTGCAGGTCCTGCAGGTCGTCTTGAAGGACGTTATCATCACTCTAATGAACCTAATGCTCCCCTAGCCCTAATTCTGCACCCTCATCCCCTGCAAGGGGGGACAATGAATAATCGAATTACCTATACGATGTATCAAACATTCCAAAGATTGGGATTTTCTGTATTACGGTATAATTCACGTGGTGTGGGACGTTCCCAAGGACAATATGATGGGGGCATTGGGGAAATCTCTGACGCAGCAGCTGCATTAGATTGGTTACAAATGGCCAACACGAACTCAAGAGAACTATGGATTAGTGGCTATTCCTTTGGTGCCTTTGTTGGAATGCAACTGTTAATGCGTCGACCAGAAATTCAGGGATGGATCAGCGTGGCTCCACTTGCTAATCATTATGATTTTAACTTTCTGGCACCTTGCCCATGTGGAGGACTAATGATCGCTGGAGAAGCTGATACCGTTGTCCCCGTTGGTGAAATCGACAAATTAGTTGAAAAATTAAATGCTCAAAAGGGCATTTCAGTTGACTATCATGTATTGCCAAAGGCAAACCATATTTTTGCTAACGATGCAGATAAAATTGCACAAGCTATTGAGAAATATGTTCACAACATTGTAGAGCAACGCAAAAACACTCCCTTAACTGATTAA
- a CDS encoding cysteine desulfurase family protein produces MNTIPVYLDANASEPVRQSVMKAMIQTLQVTGNPSSVHTMGRQCYHLIEDAREILVACFGGDVQNCIFTSGGTEADILAVHGQKQDRPLWVGATEHPAIMQLDIPKTILPVDNQGIIALDFLEDALKQTAKPPLVCIMLANNETGVINPIQQVAELCHQYGALLHVDAVQGAGRFPIRLERLGADSMAVSAHKMGGPKGVGALLLAASGGRGGKRIEPLFIGGGQEQGRRGGTPGLSAIVGMAEAAKEACAQDRTQILTLRNKLEIEIKKIGAIICGDGAERVDNTSYIAFSGISAQRQLMALDLAGFCVSTGSACSSGKVASSYVLSAMGMKDLAGNAIRVSLPWNVQEQDINSFIEAYRKHIGKI; encoded by the coding sequence ATGAATACGATCCCTGTCTATCTTGATGCAAATGCTAGTGAACCTGTTCGACAAAGTGTAATGAAGGCAATGATACAGACATTGCAGGTCACGGGAAATCCTTCGTCTGTTCATACAATGGGGCGGCAATGTTATCATTTGATTGAAGATGCACGTGAAATTCTTGTTGCGTGTTTTGGCGGAGATGTTCAAAACTGTATTTTTACTTCTGGTGGAACAGAGGCCGATATTTTGGCTGTTCATGGGCAAAAACAAGATCGTCCCTTGTGGGTCGGAGCAACTGAACATCCGGCAATTATGCAATTGGATATTCCCAAAACAATATTGCCAGTTGATAACCAGGGTATTATAGCGTTGGATTTTCTTGAGGATGCATTAAAGCAAACCGCAAAACCACCGTTAGTTTGTATAATGCTTGCAAATAATGAAACTGGGGTAATTAATCCAATTCAGCAAGTTGCTGAGCTTTGCCATCAATATGGGGCGTTATTGCACGTTGATGCTGTACAAGGGGCTGGTCGCTTTCCTATTCGTTTAGAGCGTTTGGGGGCGGATAGTATGGCGGTCTCTGCACATAAAATGGGTGGCCCTAAGGGAGTAGGGGCTTTGTTATTAGCAGCCTCTGGTGGTCGAGGTGGTAAACGGATAGAGCCTTTGTTTATCGGGGGTGGTCAAGAACAGGGCCGACGGGGGGGAACTCCAGGGTTGTCTGCAATTGTTGGAATGGCAGAAGCTGCCAAAGAGGCGTGTGCACAAGATCGTACTCAGATTTTAACATTACGAAACAAGCTTGAAATTGAGATTAAAAAAATTGGGGCAATTATTTGTGGTGATGGTGCAGAAAGAGTGGATAATACATCTTATATAGCTTTTTCAGGAATATCGGCTCAACGACAATTAATGGCTTTGGATCTAGCTGGCTTTTGTGTTTCAACGGGATCGGCGTGTTCTTCGGGTAAGGTAGCCAGTTCCTATGTTTTGTCAGCGATGGGGATGAAGGATTTGGCGGGCAATGCCATCCGCGTTTCCTTGCCGTGGAACGTTCAGGAACAGGATATTAATTCATTTATAGAAGCATACCGCAAGCACATCGGTAAAATTTAG
- a CDS encoding cysteine desulfurase family protein: protein MKKLIYLDYQATTPCDKRVVEAMLPYFSEYFGNAHSDHVMGKVANDGVEIARQQVADLIGAMRSEIIFTSGATEANNLAIIGAVRYLLKQGHTARRVITVCTEHKCVLETIASLTVMGIEPVILPVDHQGQIDPQRLKAALQIPTLLVSVMAANNETGVIHPIAKLAALAHEYGALFHCDMAQIVGKTETLFRVNDMGVDLASMSGHKIYGPKGVGALYVRRRPRVRLMPIIHGGGQERGNRSGTLPVPLIVGLGKACVLMQEEAKVEVERFARYKRQMVEALQQVVPGLKINGSLFDSLPASLNLCFPSVKALDLLARIPHLCVSTGSACTKSSVSPSYVLLEMGLSEDEAFRSFRLSFGRMTTQKEVQQAIHALSCAWHNAMTTR from the coding sequence GTGAAAAAACTTATCTATTTAGATTACCAAGCAACGACACCGTGTGATAAACGAGTCGTAGAAGCAATGCTACCTTATTTTTCAGAGTACTTTGGAAATGCACATTCTGATCATGTAATGGGTAAAGTTGCTAATGATGGGGTTGAAATTGCTCGTCAACAGGTTGCAGATTTAATCGGTGCTATGCGCTCGGAAATTATTTTTACTTCTGGTGCGACAGAGGCAAATAACCTAGCAATTATTGGGGCTGTGCGTTACTTATTGAAACAAGGTCACACAGCCCGCAGGGTTATTACCGTTTGTACAGAACATAAATGTGTCTTGGAAACAATAGCTTCATTAACTGTGATGGGGATAGAACCTGTCATCCTGCCCGTAGATCACCAAGGACAAATTGATCCTCAGCGTTTAAAAGCCGCATTACAAATACCAACTTTGTTGGTTAGTGTGATGGCGGCTAATAATGAGACTGGAGTTATTCATCCTATTGCTAAATTGGCTGCCTTAGCACACGAGTATGGGGCATTATTTCATTGTGATATGGCTCAAATCGTGGGGAAAACAGAAACCTTATTTCGTGTCAATGATATGGGTGTTGATTTGGCATCAATGTCAGGTCATAAGATTTATGGTCCAAAAGGAGTGGGCGCTTTGTATGTGCGAAGACGCCCGAGGGTACGTTTAATGCCAATCATCCATGGTGGTGGTCAGGAACGTGGGAATCGCTCTGGAACATTACCCGTTCCTTTGATTGTTGGACTGGGGAAGGCATGTGTTCTGATGCAAGAAGAAGCGAAGGTCGAGGTTGAACGTTTTGCAAGATACAAAAGGCAGATGGTAGAGGCTTTACAACAAGTCGTGCCTGGTTTAAAAATTAATGGATCTCTCTTTGATAGCCTGCCGGCTAGTTTAAATTTGTGTTTTCCTAGCGTTAAAGCTCTTGATCTTTTGGCAAGAATTCCTCATTTATGTGTATCGACAGGTTCTGCTTGTACAAAATCTTCTGTCAGCCCTTCTTATGTACTGTTAGAAATGGGTTTGTCAGAGGATGAAGCTTTCCGTAGTTTTCGTTTGTCTTTTGGTCGCATGACAACGCAAAAAGAAGTGCAACAGGCAATTCATGCTTTATCTTGTGCATGGCATAATGCTATGACAACAAGATAA
- a CDS encoding ferredoxin family 2Fe-2S iron-sulfur cluster binding protein, with amino-acid sequence MPRMVFIERDGTRREVDAPVGLSVLEIAHKNNIDLEGACEGSLACATCHVIVDDAWWNNLKPAAEEEEDMLDMAFGLEKTSRLGCQIIMSEELDGLVVRLPRLS; translated from the coding sequence ATGCCTCGTATGGTTTTTATTGAACGTGACGGGACACGACGTGAGGTCGACGCCCCTGTTGGATTATCTGTTTTAGAAATTGCCCATAAAAATAATATTGATTTGGAAGGTGCTTGCGAAGGTTCGTTGGCTTGTGCAACCTGTCATGTTATTGTCGACGATGCTTGGTGGAACAACCTTAAACCTGCTGCTGAGGAGGAAGAAGATATGTTGGATATGGCGTTTGGGCTTGAAAAGACATCTCGTCTTGGTTGTCAGATTATTATGTCTGAAGAATTAGATGGGTTAGTTGTACGTTTGCCAAGATTGTCTTAA
- the mnmA gene encoding tRNA 2-thiouridine(34) synthase MnmA: MRIMVAMSGGVDSSVTAALLKEQGHDVFGATLQLYDARGVVKKGSCCAGQDIRDARRVSDQLKIPHYVIDAEDRFHQTVIDRFAQSYTMGETPVPCIACNQGVKFTDLLNMARDLGAQAMATGHYVRRIEGPEGAELHRPVDMSRDQSWFLFATTKEQLEFLRFPLGEMPNKETVREEAERFGLTVAQKSDSQDICFVTDKSYIQIVEKLSPQGVEEGDIVDEKGMVLGQHEGIAHYTVGQTKRLGNLAMRDGQKQMVLRIDPQTRRIIIGPKQDRGRKVFYLRDLNWLINAPQTELRCNVQIRAREQERSATIRILSDQRVEVELDDFANPAPGQACVFYKGTRVLGGGFITLG; this comes from the coding sequence ATGCGTATTATGGTTGCCATGTCTGGTGGCGTTGATAGTTCTGTCACTGCCGCCCTATTAAAAGAACAAGGACATGATGTGTTTGGTGCGACACTACAGCTATATGACGCGCGTGGTGTCGTAAAGAAGGGATCGTGTTGTGCAGGTCAAGATATCCGTGATGCTCGTAGGGTCTCTGATCAATTGAAAATCCCTCATTACGTTATTGATGCTGAGGATCGTTTTCATCAAACTGTTATTGATCGTTTTGCACAATCATACACAATGGGCGAAACCCCAGTGCCTTGTATTGCCTGTAACCAAGGGGTGAAATTTACAGACTTGTTAAACATGGCGCGGGACTTAGGGGCGCAGGCAATGGCAACAGGTCATTACGTTCGTAGGATAGAAGGCCCAGAGGGAGCCGAGTTACACCGTCCCGTTGACATGAGCCGCGATCAATCTTGGTTCTTATTTGCAACAACTAAAGAGCAACTTGAGTTTTTAAGGTTCCCTTTAGGGGAGATGCCTAATAAAGAGACCGTCAGAGAGGAAGCTGAGCGATTTGGACTAACCGTTGCCCAAAAATCAGACAGCCAAGATATTTGTTTTGTAACCGACAAGTCTTATATTCAAATTGTTGAAAAGCTCTCGCCTCAAGGTGTTGAAGAAGGCGATATCGTCGATGAAAAAGGAATGGTTTTAGGGCAACATGAAGGCATAGCCCATTACACAGTGGGACAAACAAAGCGTTTGGGAAATCTTGCTATGCGCGATGGGCAAAAGCAAATGGTTTTGCGCATCGATCCTCAGACTAGACGAATTATTATTGGACCAAAACAAGATAGAGGGCGTAAGGTCTTTTATTTGCGTGATTTGAACTGGTTAATTAATGCACCACAAACAGAATTGCGGTGTAACGTTCAAATCAGAGCCCGAGAGCAAGAACGCTCTGCTACAATTAGAATTCTATCTGATCAAAGAGTAGAGGTCGAATTGGACGATTTTGCTAATCCAGCACCTGGTCAAGCATGTGTTTTTTATAAAGGAACGCGCGTCTTAGGCGGTGGCTTTATTACGTTAGGATAA
- a CDS encoding taurine ABC transporter substrate-binding protein, translated as MTSLFLKFSVAQVKRHGLYYLVLFLLLLASFVSCDAKAAVRIAWQKQADLAKIAQVNGTYRKALGENVTWIEYKDDFQELYDLAANKLDIAPVGIIALTSAVTSGVQVRVIAINFQYGTGSGLVVRNQSHVMNPDDITNKKIAVPFLTSEHYSLLKALDYWKIPLDRVKLINMPIDQIVAAWDKGEIDGAYVEGKTFLDLKKTGYVLVTSKQLADWGSPTYTFWVTMDNIVASRPDLCQNFVDATLKLIKDYNQKAFVLTSQSKDLIASADLLKLSPQEMIVLIQGQEYLEKREQSLLFTRRLPAYFNEIGLFLRSSNVISNVLSDYLLYVYPTFVNDAKVK; from the coding sequence ATGACTTCATTGTTTTTGAAATTCTCTGTGGCACAAGTAAAACGTCATGGCTTATACTATTTAGTCTTGTTTTTATTGCTATTGGCAAGTTTTGTGTCATGTGATGCAAAGGCAGCTGTACGTATCGCTTGGCAAAAGCAAGCAGATTTGGCAAAAATTGCTCAGGTTAATGGAACCTACCGTAAGGCATTGGGAGAAAACGTTACTTGGATAGAATACAAAGATGATTTTCAAGAGCTTTACGATCTTGCTGCAAATAAATTAGATATTGCACCTGTTGGGATCATTGCCTTAACGTCAGCCGTGACATCAGGAGTACAAGTTCGCGTTATTGCAATTAATTTTCAATATGGAACAGGTAGCGGTCTAGTTGTCCGTAATCAAAGTCACGTTATGAACCCAGATGATATAACTAATAAAAAAATTGCTGTTCCATTTTTAACTAGCGAACATTACAGTTTGTTGAAAGCACTGGATTATTGGAAAATTCCTTTAGATCGTGTGAAGTTAATTAATATGCCAATTGATCAAATTGTTGCCGCTTGGGATAAAGGGGAAATAGATGGTGCTTATGTTGAAGGTAAAACCTTTTTAGATCTAAAAAAGACTGGTTATGTGTTGGTAACGTCAAAGCAATTAGCGGATTGGGGTAGTCCAACTTATACATTTTGGGTGACAATGGATAACATTGTTGCATCTCGGCCAGACTTATGTCAGAATTTTGTAGATGCTACACTCAAATTAATCAAAGACTATAATCAAAAAGCATTTGTTTTAACATCTCAATCCAAAGACTTGATAGCATCTGCTGATCTGTTAAAGCTTTCCCCCCAAGAAATGATAGTTTTGATACAAGGTCAGGAATACCTGGAAAAAAGGGAACAATCTTTGCTTTTCACACGGCGTTTGCCGGCATATTTCAATGAAATAGGATTGTTTTTACGCAGTTCGAACGTGATAAGTAATGTTTTGTCAGATTATTTGCTTTATGTTTATCCAACCTTCGTTAATGATGCTAAGGTGAAATGA
- a CDS encoding glycosyltransferase family 4 protein — translation MTKPSSNIMTVLPPKEGFSQDCAGAIGLLVRRLAKPNDLIVGQSTASPPFKGLRYLEISLGWRRFLGKNRAYLYGIIRYIKQYQPVMVEIHNRPEIALSIAKKFPDIVVSLTLHNDPVGMRRAKIAAERQLLLQKLHVVTVSEFLKQRFLSDNVRGEVTVLSNSIDLRAVPSYIPIDHREKTILFVGRMVADKGADLFIQICQRILLIDPSWKIEMIGADRFFKNSQETSFIKQLRHQIKNDQVVMRGYLPHDEVLKRMATVKVIIIPSRWPEPFGMTALEAMACGTPLLVSSRGALPQIVGNAALIIDPEQIEDCVQQLLRLIQDKVLQEYLSQQALMQVQRYNVSDALAVLTSFRKQICPLLKAGIQIQEDH, via the coding sequence ATGACAAAGCCGTCATCAAATATTATGACGGTTCTTCCTCCTAAGGAAGGATTCTCACAAGATTGTGCCGGAGCAATTGGACTATTAGTTCGCAGACTTGCAAAGCCTAACGATTTGATCGTTGGACAATCTACGGCTTCTCCTCCTTTTAAAGGACTACGCTATTTAGAAATTTCTTTGGGATGGCGTAGGTTTTTGGGAAAGAACAGAGCTTATCTTTATGGGATTATACGATATATAAAACAGTATCAGCCCGTAATGGTAGAAATACATAACCGTCCAGAGATAGCTTTATCTATAGCAAAGAAGTTTCCAGATATTGTTGTTAGTTTGACCTTACATAATGATCCTGTAGGTATGCGTAGGGCTAAAATTGCAGCAGAACGACAATTGTTATTGCAAAAGTTACATGTAGTTACAGTTTCTGAATTTTTAAAGCAGCGCTTTTTGTCCGATAATGTCAGAGGTGAGGTAACAGTTTTATCGAATTCAATTGATTTGAGGGCGGTTCCCAGTTACATCCCGATTGATCATCGTGAAAAAACTATTTTATTTGTAGGACGTATGGTCGCAGATAAAGGTGCTGATTTATTCATTCAGATCTGCCAACGGATTTTGTTGATTGATCCGTCATGGAAAATCGAGATGATCGGGGCTGATCGTTTTTTTAAAAATAGTCAAGAAACTTCTTTTATTAAGCAGTTGCGTCATCAAATCAAAAATGATCAGGTTGTTATGCGCGGATATTTGCCCCACGATGAAGTTTTAAAACGTATGGCAACAGTCAAGGTGATTATTATTCCCAGTCGTTGGCCAGAACCTTTTGGAATGACAGCACTTGAAGCGATGGCTTGTGGTACACCATTATTAGTTTCTTCGCGAGGGGCATTGCCACAAATTGTTGGTAATGCAGCATTAATTATTGATCCAGAGCAAATAGAAGATTGCGTTCAACAGCTATTACGGTTAATACAAGATAAAGTTTTACAAGAGTATTTGTCTCAGCAAGCTTTAATGCAAGTACAGAGATACAACGTGTCCGATGCTTTAGCAGTATTGACATCTTTTCGTAAACAAATTTGCCCTTTGTTAAAAGCAGGTATTCAAATTCAAGAGGATCATTAA